A genomic window from Elaeis guineensis isolate ETL-2024a chromosome 3, EG11, whole genome shotgun sequence includes:
- the LOC140856717 gene encoding LOW QUALITY PROTEIN: ABC transporter G family member 31-like (The sequence of the model RefSeq protein was modified relative to this genomic sequence to represent the inferred CDS: inserted 2 bases in 2 codons), with protein MWNSAEAVFTRSGSYRECEDDDEAALRWAALERLPTFARVRRGILRAGAGGRSEVDVARLTVGDRTDLIDRLLGDSGDAEQFFKRIRQRFDAVHLEFPKIEVRFQELKVDAYVHVGSRALPTIPNFVFNMTEAFLSYLRVFPGGRTKLPILDNISGIIRPSRMTLLLGPPSSGKTTLLLALAGRLGSDLKMLGNITYNGHNLDEFVPQRTSAYVSQQDWHAAEMTVRETLEFAGHCQGVGIKYDMLMELLRREKNEGIKPDEDLDIFMKALALEGKQTNLVVEFVLKILGLDVCADTLVGDEMMKGISGGQKKRLTTGELLVGPARVLFMDEISTGLDSSTTHQIIKYLRHSTRALDGTTIISLLQPAPETYELFDDVILISEGQIVYQGPRDAAIDFFAAMGFRCPERKNVADFLQEVTSKKDQRQYWYPHDCPYQFIPVSKFADAFNSFCVGKRLYEELAVPYNCLRNHPAALSTSSYGVKSFELLKANFAWQLLLMKRNSFVYVFKFVQLLLVAFVTMTVFFRTTMHHSTIDDGIVYLGALYFAMIMILFNGFTEVSLLITKLPVLYKHRDLHFYPPWTYTLPSWLLSIPTSLAESGMWVAVTYYVVGYDPQITRFLSQFLLLFFLHQMSLALFHVMASLGRNMIVSNTFGSFALLVVMILGGFIISRDSIPDWWIWGYWISPLMYAQNAISVNEFLGHSWNKKLSENNVSLGKAVLKGCGLFTESYWFWIGVCALFCYTVIFNILFTLFLTYLNPLGKQQAVVSKEELRERDQRRKGQGHIVELRSYLHQSMMTEANGKGQKGMVLPFEPLSMCFTDINYYVDVPVELKQQGILEDRLQLLVNVTGAFRPGILTALVGVSGAGKTTLMDVLAGRKTGGLIEGSITISGYPKNQETFARISGYCEQNDVHSPCMTVIESLLYSAWLRLPSHVDLKTRRVFVEEVMELVELTSLSGALVGLPGVNGLSTEQRKRLTIAVELVANPSIVFMDEPTSGLDARAAAIVMRTVRNIVNTGRTIVCTIHQPSIDIFESFDELLFMKRGGELIYAGPLGRNSCKLIEFFEAIPGVPKIKDGYNPAAWMLEVTNPLMESHLCVDFADYYRKSKLFQQNRNLVENLSKPNSESKELSFPTKYSQSYLVQYLACLWKQNLSYWRNPQYTAVRFFYTVIISLMFGTICWGFGSRRETQQDIFNAMGSMYAAVLFVGITNATAVQPAVSIERFVSYRERAAGMYSALPFAFAQVSIEFPYVLVQSLIYGTIFYSLGSFEWTVTKFLWFIFFMYFTLLYFTFFGMMTIAITPNHIVAPIIAAPFYTLWNLFSGFMITHKRMPAWWSWYYWADPISWTLYGLLTSQFGDIDRHMILSDGVSSXSVRTFLKEHFGFXHEFLPIVAVMVIGFCIIFAVVFALAIKCLNFQRR; from the exons ATGTGGAACTCCGCGGAGGCGGTGTTCACGAGGTCGGGCTCGTATAGGGAATGCGAGGACGACGACGAGGCGGCACTCCGGTGGGCGGCGCTCGAGCGGCTCCCCACCTTCGCTCGCGTCCGCCGCGGCATCCTTCGGGCCGGCGCCGGGGGTCGTTCCGAAGTCGACGTCGCCCGCCTCACCGTGGGGGACCGCACGGACTTGATCGACCGCCTTCTTGGTGATTCTGGTGATGCAGAGCAGTTCTTCAAGCGGATCCGACAAAGATTCGACGC AGTACATCTAGAGTTTCCCAAGATCGAGGTCCGATTTCAGGAACTGAAAGTAGATGCTTATGTTCATGTGGGAAGTAGAGCACTGCCCACAATCCCCAATTTTGTCTTTAACATGACAGAG GCCTTCCTAAGTTATTTGAGGGTCTTCCCTGGCGGAAGAACAAAATTGCCAATATTGGATAACATCAGTGGGATCATCCGTCCTTCTAG AATGACATTGCTTTTGGGACCTCCAAGCTCTGGAAAGACAACTTTGCTTTTGGCTCTTGCTGGACGGCTTGGTTCTGATCTAAAG ATGTTGGGGAACATTACTTACAACGGGCACAATCTAGATGAATTTGTTCCTCAACGAACTTCTGCTTATGTCAGTCAGCAAGACTGGCATGCTGCAGAGATGACTGTGAGAGAAACCTTGGAATTCGCAGGACATTGTCAAGGTGTTGGAATAAAATATG ACATGCTTATGGAActtttaagaagagagaagaatgaggGAATAAAACCTGATGAGGATCTGGATATATTTATGAAG gCATTAGCACTAGAGGGCAAACAGACAAACTTGGTAGTGGAATTTGTACTCAAG ATTTTAGGGCTGGATGTTTGTGCCGACACACTTGTTGGAGATGAGATGATGAAAGGAATCTCAGGTGGACAGAAGAAACGACTTACAACAG GTGAATTACTAGTTGGGCCAGCTAGGGTATTATTCATGGATGAGATATCTACCGGGCTTGACAGTTCAACCACTCATCAAATCATCAAGTATCTTAGACATTCTACCCGTGCACTTGATGGAACCACGATCATATCTTTGCTGCAACCAGCTCCAGAAACTTATGAGTTATTTGATGATGTCATTCTTATATCTGAAGGCCAGATTGTTTATCAGGGACCCCGTGATGCTGCTATTGACTTCTTTGCTGCTATGGGCTTTAGGTGCCCTGAAAGAAAAAATGTGGCTGACTTTTTGCAAGAA GTCACATCCAAGAAAGATCAGCGGCAGTACTGGTATCCACATGACTGTCCATACCAATTTATACCTGTATCGAAGTTTGCAGATGCTTTCAATTCATTTTGTGTTGGTAAGAGACTATACGAGGAACTGGCTGTTCCATATAACTGTCTTCGCAACCATCCTGCAGCTCTATCGACTTCTAGTTATGGTGTGAAAAGTTTTGAGCTTCTAAAGGCCAACTTTGCCTGGCAGCTGTTATTGATGAAACGAAATTCATTTGTCTATGTCTTCAAATTTGTTCAG CTTCTGCTTGTTGCTTTTGTTACAATGACGGTGTTCTTCCGAACAACAATGCATCATAGTACCATAGATGATGGAATTGTCTATCTTGGGGCACTGTATTTTGCAATGATAATGATTCTGTTCAATGGGTTCACTGAAGTTTCGTTGTTGATAACAAAGCTTCCAGTGCTTTACAAGCATAGGGATTTGCACTTTTATCCACCATGGACTTATACGCTTCCTTCTTGGCTCTTAAGCATTCCAACTTCCCTAGCAGAGTCTGGGATGTGGGTGGCTGTTACCTACTATGTGGTTGGTTATGATCCACAAATTACGAG ATTCCTGTCACagttcctgttgcttttctttttgCACCAAATGTCTTTGGCTCTTTTCCATGTGATGGCATCCTTGGGTCGAAATATGATAGTTTCCAACACCTTTGGATCTTTTGCCCTGCTGGTTGTCATGATTcttggaggatttatcatttctaGAG ATAGCATCCCAGACTGGTGGATTTGGGGCTACTGGATCTCTCCATTGATGTATGCTCAGAATGCTATTTCAGTTAATGAGTTCCTTGGGCATTCTTGGAACAAG AAACTCAGTGAGAATAATGTTTCATTAGGCAAGGCAGTACTGAAAGGATGTGGTTTATTTACAGAAAGTTATTGGTTTTGGATTGGCGTTTGTGCCTTGTTCTGTTATACAGTCATATTCAACATCCTGTTCACCTTGTTCTTGACTTACCTCAATC CTCTGGGGAAGCAACAAGCTGTGGTTTCCAAAGAGGAACTCCGGGAGAGGGATCAAAGGAGGAAAGGGCAGGGACATATTGTTGAGTTAAGATCCTATTTGCACCAAAGCATGATGACAG AAGCAAATGGTAAGGGACAGAAGGGCATGGTTTTACCCTTTGAACCTCTTTCTATGTGTTTTACTGATATCAATTACTATGTGGATGTGCCTGTG GAATTGAAACAACAAGGCATACTAGAGGATCGACTGCAATTGTTGGTTAATGTCACTGGAGCTTTTAGGCCTGGAATACTTACAGCACTCGTTGGAGTCAGTGGGGCTGGTAAAACTACACTAATGGATGTTTTAGCTGGTAGGAAGACTGGAGGACTGATAGAAGGGAGCATAACTATATCTGGCTATCCGAAAAATCAAGAAACCTTTGCAAGAATCTCTGGATATTGTGAACAGAATGATGTCCATTCTCCTTGTATGACTGTTATCGAGTCACTTCTTTACTCAGCATGGCTCCGATTGCCTTCTCATGTTGACTTGAAGACTAGAAGG GTTTTTGTAGAAGAGGTGATGGAACTTGTTGAACTCACATCATTAAGTGGTGCTCTTGTTGGATTACCAGGAGTCAATGGTTTATCCACGGAACAACGCAAACGGTTAACAATTGCTGTGGAGCTTGTTGCAAATCCTTCTATTGTGTTCATGGATGAACCAACATCAGGATTGGATGCCAGAGCTGCGGCAATTGTCATGAGAACAGTAAGAAATATAGTGAACACTGGACGGACAATTGTGTGCACAATTCATCAACCAAGCATAGATATTTTTGAGTCTTTCGATGAG CTTTTGTTTATGAAGCGTGGAGGAGAACTTATATATGCTGGCCCTTTAGGTCGCAATTCCTGCAAGCTAATTGAGTTCTTTGag GCAATTCCCGGAGTACCTAAGATCAAGGATGGTTATAATCCTGCTGCATGGATGCTTGAGGTGACTAATCCCTTGATGGAAAGTCATCTTTGTGTGGACTTTGCAGATTACTATCGGAAGTCTAAACTTTTCCA ACAGAACAGAAATTTAGTTGAAAATTTAAGCAAGCCAAACAGTGAATCAAAGGAGCTTAGCTTTCCGACCAAGTATTCGCAGTCATATCTGGTCCAGTATCTTGCTTGTCTTTGGAAGCAGAATCTGTCATATTGGAGGAATCCTCAATATACAGCAGTTCGTTTCTTCTATACTGTTATCATTTCATTGATGTTTGGAACAATTTGTTGGGGATTTGGTTCTAGAAG GGAGACACAGCAAGATATCTTTAATGCCATGGGATCAATGTATGCTGCTGTCCTATTTGTTGGAATTACCAATGCAACCGCTGTTCAACCTGCGGTTTCCATTGAAAGGTTTGTCTCATATAGAGAAAGAGCAGCAGGGATGTACTCTGCACTACCATTTGCATTTGCCCAG GTTTCTATCGAGTTCCCATATGTTCTTGTACAATCACTTATTTATGGGACCATATTCTATTCTTTGGGCTCATTTGAATGGACAGTTACTAAGTTTTTATGGTTTATATTCTTTATGTATTTCACTTTGCTGTACTTTACATTCTTCGGTATGATGACAATCGCAATCACCCCGAATCATATTGTGGCTCCAATAATAGCTGCACCATTCTACACCCTGTGGAATCTCTTTAGTGGATTCATGATTACGCACAAG AGGATGCCTGCATGGTGGAGTTGGTATTATTGGGCCGATCCAATATCTTGGACTCTATATGGCCTCCTGACCTCCCAATTTGGCGATATCGACAGACACATGATTCTTTCAGATGGTGTAAGCT CTAGCGTGAGAACGTTTCTGAAAGAGCACTTTGGGT GGCATGAATTCTTGCCCATTGTTGCAGTAATGGTAATCGGGTTCTGCATCATCTTTGCTGTGGTATTTGCGCTGGCAATCAAGTGCCTCAATTTCCAGAGGAGATGA